The genome window GGATTGGGCCAGACACTCTGGATGCCAGCCACAGCCGGAGCGGCGGGATCATCGGCTGAAACCGTGATCTCGTAAAAGGCAGCAGCCGTCTCACTGGGAGCGCAGTTGAGCTTGAAAGCTTTGGCTTGTACCGTGGCGCTGGTCTCCAGCCGGATGGGGACGGAATAGATCTGTGATTGCGGGTCGGGTTCGCTGCCGTCAAGGGTGAAGCGGATCACCGCTTCCGGTGTGGCGCTACTTAGCACAATATCCACGCTTCCTGAGTAGGCTCCAGGTTCAGGGCTGAAGGTGGGCCTTGCCACCGTGTAGAGCGGCAACTGGAAATCGACTTGGGTCTGCAGGTCAGAAACCACAGTCACATCCGAAAGGGTTACCGATTCGTAATCTGGATGGCTGGCTGTGAGGATGTAGTTTTCAGGCACAACGCTCATGCTATAGACTCCATAGTCATTGGTCAGCGCTGAAACCGTTCCGGTGGCCACGGTGGAATTGGCTATGGGCGCTCCGCTGAGGTCGGTAACCGTTCCCAAAATCACGCCATTGGCTGCCTTGGCCAGGGTGTTGGAAAGTGAACCGGCCGAGAGTTCAGTTCCAGCCACAGCTTTCACCTGCCACAGATAGTTGCCTGGGTTGAGCAGATACCAATCCTGATCGGTAAAAGAGGTTTCGCTTATGTTGGATGGAGTGATCAGCACTCCATTGGCCAGGTTGCCGTCGATCTGTTCATAGCGCCAGACCTGATACGTGCTGGCTCCGTTCACAGGGGCGTCCCAGCTAAGTTTCACCCAGTTTGCCTGTTGCGTGGCGGTCACATTGTCCGGGCAGTCGTTGCCAAAGGTCATTACGAAGGCCACATTGCTGTAGTTGCTGTTGCCATTGGTGTTGGCAGCCCGAACCCGGTATCTGTAGCTGGTGGCAGGCTCGAGCCCGGTGTCCTCGGCGGTGGTCATATCCGGTCCGGCCCAGTTAACCAAAGCCCAGTATCCTCCGGTGGAGCGTTCCACGTAGAATTCCGTCTCGTCGCTGGAATTATCGGTCCAATTCAGCAACACTCTGGAGGGTGAGACCGCCGTGGCCGTGAGCCCTGAAGGGGCGAAGGGGGGAGCGTTGTGAGCCGGGAAACTGATGTGGTCCAGCCAGGCGCAGTCGCTGCCTGTACTCACGCCCTGGTCTTTTACGTAGCTCCATGTGAAGGTGCGGGTTCCCGCCGCCACTGGGTAGCTGTGGAATTCCCAGTTCAGCAGGCCGGACCACTGCCCCTGCTGCACACCATCAATGTAAAAGCGCAGATAGTCATAGTTGGGTTCGCTGGAAACCTTGCTGAAGAAACTCACATTTCCTGGTTGGCTCACCGTCAGGGTGAGGCTGAGCACGCTTTCCTGCAGATGTGTGATATCGCCGGATTTGGCGGAATAGCTGCCGGAATAGACGGTTTCGCTCTGAACTGTCCAAGGCCCGGAACTCGGATTCTGCCACGGATAAAGGTCGAATAAACCGGATTCGAAGCCTTCATGGGCGGGCTGCAGCAGGATTACGCTGATCTCGAAGCTACGGCTGTTGCTGAGGTTGTCGAAAGCCTCGGCTCTGATTGTGTGTTCTCCAGAGGTTGCTCCAGCAGTGTCCCAATCCCAGGCATAGGGGGCGGTGGCATCGGTGAAGGACGGAGTGGCGCTGTCATCGAGGTAAAAATCCACGTGAGAGATGAAGCCGTCGGTATCACTGGCATTGACAGTGACCTGGATGGTAGCGCCCAGCGAATGGATGGAGTTATTGGCCGGGGCTGTGATAACGCAAGCAGGCATGCCGGGGGCGATGGTTGCCAAAGCCGCGCTGGCGTTGATCATGCCATAGCCTGTATAGCGGTCCCAGCCGGCTCCGCCATCAATGGTCATGTCCGTGGCGGAATTCACTATCGCCTGACGCACCTCGTCGGGGGTGAGGCTGGGATCCTTGGAAAGTATTAGCGCGGCAACCCCCGCCGCGTAAGGCGTGGCGCAGGAAGTGCCGTTGAAATCGGTGCTGTAGCTGCCGTTGCGTGTGGTAGCCGGCAAAATGGTAGCCGCCATTATATCCACTGCCTTGGGGTCGTCCTGTATGTTCACGCCGTAGTTGGAGCCCCACCAGGATTGTCCGTCGGAGGAAGTTCTGCTTTTTCGCTGTCCTGTGGGACTGGCGGCGCCCACACTGATAACCGCTGTGTGGTTGGAAGGATAGGCGATGGAGGAAGCATTCGAGTTCGCGGTGGCGGCAAAGATCACGCAGCCTTGGTTGTAGGCATAGTAGAGGGCCGCGTCGCAGGCGGGATTGTCACCCTCATCAGCGCCATTCTCAGCTCCCAGGCTCATGCTGATCACATGCGCGCCGTTATCAGCGGCATGGGTGATTGCATTGGTGATGGAGGTCATAGTCATGTTGCCGTAGTTGTTCATCACCTTGAGGGGCATGATGCTGCAGCCTCCGGCCACTCCGGCCACGCCGACGCCATTGTTGATCTCACCGGCGGCAATACCGGCACATTGGGTGCCGTGGCCGTTTGTATCGGTGGGATCGTTGTCGTTGGAGCCGTAATCCCATCCGGGAACGCAGTTGTCGTTGAGGTCTTCGTGGTTGTAGTTCACGCCGCTGTCGATGATGGCAATGATGATGTTGGGGTCGCCGAAGGTCTGGGAGTCATCCCAGGCTTCGGGAGCGTTGCTGTCAAATCCGGCTCCTCCGCCCCCTGGACCCTGTCCGGTGTTGTTGTGGCCCCAGTTGTTGGGATAATGGGGATCGTTGGGAACATATTGCGTATAGGCAAAGTGTTCGAAGCTTATATCCTCGATCCAGGGGCTGGTTTTGAAGGCCGCCAGCGCTTCTTCCACAGCGGTTTTGCCGTTCAGGCGCACCAAAAACCAGCGGTCAAAGCCCTGAGCGGCTTCCCAGGCTTTGTTCTTCAAGCGCCGGTGGGCCCGGATCACGGCTGTTCCGCCGGTTTCAGTCAGGATTTGGTCAAGGTCGGCCAGGCCGAAACGGGAAGTTTCCTCCATCAACTGCTGTGGCAGGTTGGACCGCTGTGCCGCGGCCAGACTGAGTTTCACCTTCACGAGGTCATTTGCATAGTGAGGACGCGCTTCGCCGCCAGAATATAGATCAGCCGCCGCCCAGACATTCCAGGCGAGGCAGAGGATGTTGAAGATCAGGATCAATCGTTTCACTGCGCTGCTCCAATCGTTTTTTGCGTAATAAAATGCAAGATTCATTCCCTAAATGGGATTATCTGTCGGTTGGCTTATTTGAGTAAGAATTATTGGTCCATGTAGTGATGATAAAGCCTTCCAAGCCGCTTTCCGGTTGAGCGTTCGCAACCACTTGGTTTGAAAAATAGCCAAAAATGCTTGCCAACTGCCATCTCCCGTCTGCCAGACCCTTAGCAGTTGAGTCTATCCCTCTCCCATACCTCCCGCACAATTCTCGCATTCAATGCGGGTATTATACGGGAGGTGCATCAGGTTCACTGGACAGGGCCTTAACGGCCAACCTGCATCGCTTCGCTCATTTGCAAGAATTTCTCGATGCAAGCATATCTGACCATCCCTCAGTAAATCAAGGCTTCCGATGCCAGTGCCAAAAAAGCCCCGAAGCCATTTGACTTCGGGGCCTTATATCATCTTATGACAATCTTCGGAAAGGGTCAGGACTCACTTCGTATGCGGCTAAGGGCATCGGCGAAGCTCATGGAACCTAGGTCGCCGACGGTATGCTGACGCAGGGTGATCTGTCCGGATTCCTCTTCCTTTTTACCGATCACGCACATGAAGGGGATTTTCTTGAGTTCCGCGTCGCGGATTTTGTAGCCGATCTTTTCGTTGCGGGTGTCAACTTCGCAGCGCAGGCCCTGGAGGCGGAAATCTTCTTCGAGCTTGCGGGCGTAGTCCATTTGAGCTTCGGTGATGGGCAGGATCATCATTTGCACGGGAGCCAGCCAGTGGGGCAGGTTTCCGGAGTGGTATTCCAGCAGGGTGGCGAAAAAGCGTTCCACAGAGCCAAGGATGGCGCGGTGCACCATATAAGGCCGGTGCTGGGCATTGTCGGCGCCGATGTAGCTCATGTCGAAGCGGACGGGTTCGTTGAAATCGAACTGGATGGTGGTGCACTGCCAGGCGCGGCCGAGGGCGTCTTTGATCTTGATGTCGATCTTGGGACCGTAAAAAGCGCCGCCGCCTTCATCCACCTGATATTCAAGGCCTATCTTTTCCAGCGAGGAGCGCAGGCTGGCGGTGGCTGTATCCCAATCGGCGGGGTCGCCCACAGACTCTTCCGGCTTGGTGCTCAGGTAGATGAGGAATTCGCGGA of Candidatus Cloacimonadota bacterium contains these proteins:
- a CDS encoding S8 family serine peptidase, with protein sequence MKRLILIFNILCLAWNVWAAADLYSGGEARPHYANDLVKVKLSLAAAQRSNLPQQLMEETSRFGLADLDQILTETGGTAVIRAHRRLKNKAWEAAQGFDRWFLVRLNGKTAVEEALAAFKTSPWIEDISFEHFAYTQYVPNDPHYPNNWGHNNTGQGPGGGGAGFDSNAPEAWDDSQTFGDPNIIIAIIDSGVNYNHEDLNDNCVPGWDYGSNDNDPTDTNGHGTQCAGIAAGEINNGVGVAGVAGGCSIMPLKVMNNYGNMTMTSITNAITHAADNGAHVISMSLGAENGADEGDNPACDAALYYAYNQGCVIFAATANSNASSIAYPSNHTAVISVGAASPTGQRKSRTSSDGQSWWGSNYGVNIQDDPKAVDIMAATILPATTRNGSYSTDFNGTSCATPYAAGVAALILSKDPSLTPDEVRQAIVNSATDMTIDGGAGWDRYTGYGMINASAALATIAPGMPACVITAPANNSIHSLGATIQVTVNASDTDGFISHVDFYLDDSATPSFTDATAPYAWDWDTAGATSGEHTIRAEAFDNLSNSRSFEISVILLQPAHEGFESGLFDLYPWQNPSSGPWTVQSETVYSGSYSAKSGDITHLQESVLSLTLTVSQPGNVSFFSKVSSEPNYDYLRFYIDGVQQGQWSGLLNWEFHSYPVAAGTRTFTWSYVKDQGVSTGSDCAWLDHISFPAHNAPPFAPSGLTATAVSPSRVLLNWTDNSSDETEFYVERSTGGYWALVNWAGPDMTTAEDTGLEPATSYRYRVRAANTNGNSNYSNVAFVMTFGNDCPDNVTATQQANWVKLSWDAPVNGASTYQVWRYEQIDGNLANGVLITPSNISETSFTDQDWYLLNPGNYLWQVKAVAGTELSAGSLSNTLAKAANGVILGTVTDLSGAPIANSTVATGTVSALTNDYGVYSMSVVPENYILTASHPDYESVTLSDVTVVSDLQTQVDFQLPLYTVARPTFSPEPGAYSGSVDIVLSSATPEAVIRFTLDGSEPDPQSQIYSVPIRLETSATVQAKAFKLNCAPSETAAAFYEITVSADDPAAPAVAGIQSVWPNPFSAKTSISLYLKDAGAYSLDIYNVRGELVRRFVGQAKGPVELVWDAKDSKGRNLASGIYLIRFAQGELRQTRKLVLK